From Pan troglodytes isolate AG18354 chromosome 9, NHGRI_mPanTro3-v2.0_pri, whole genome shotgun sequence, the proteins below share one genomic window:
- the LOC100612893 gene encoding olfactory receptor 4A8-like, protein MRQNNNITEIVLLGFSQDPDVQNALFVMFGSLGSPVYFFLACPSFIDAVYSTTISPVLIVYLLCDKKTISFPACMGHLFIDHLLGGTDIFLLVVMAYDRYMAICKPLHYLTIMNRQVYILLLVVAVTGGFLHSVFQILVVYSLPFCGPNVIDHFFCDLYPLLELACIDTYFIGLAVVFNGGAICMVIFTLLLISYGVILNSLKTYSQEGRHKALSTCSSHIAMVILFFVPCIFIYVRPVSSFPIDKFLTVFYSVITPMLNPFIYTLRNSEMRNAIEKLLRYQSRKTGFRCSKLN, encoded by the coding sequence ATGAGACAGAATAACAATATTACAGAAATTGTCCTCCTGGGCTTCTCTCAGGATCCTGATGTGCAAAATGCATTATTTGTCATGTTTGGCTCTTTGGGCTCCCCAGTGTACTTCTTCCTTGCCTGCCCGTCATTTATAGATGCTGTGTATTCCACCACCATTTCTCCCGTATTGATTGTATACTTACTCTGTGATAAAAAGACTATTTCCTTCCCAGCTTGCATGGGTCATCTATTTATAGACCACTTGTTAGGTGGTACTGACATCTTCCTTCTGGTGGTGATGGCCTATGATcgctacatggccatctgtaagcCACTGCACTATTTGACCATCATGAATCGACAGGTTTACATCCTTCTGTTGGTGGTGGCTGTGACTGGAGGTTTTCTGCATTCTGTGTTTCAAATTTTAGTTGTGTACAGTCTCCCTTTCTGTGGCCCCAATGTCATTGACCACTTTTTCTGTGACTTATACCCTTTATTGGAACTGGCGTGCATTGACACCTACTTTATAGGCCTCGCTGTGGTTTTCAATGGTGGAGCAATCTGTATGGTCATCTTCACCCTTCTGCTAATCTCCTATGGGGTCATCCTAAACTCCCTTAAAACTTATAGTCAGGAAGGGAGGCATAAAGCTCTGTCTACCTGCAGCTCCCACATCGCCATGGTTATCTTGTTTTTTGTTCCCtgtattttcatatatgttaGACCCGTTTCAAGCTTTCCTATTGATAAATTCCTGACTGTGTTTTATTCAGTTATCACACCCATGTTGAATCCTTTTATATACACGTTGAGAAATTCAGAGATGAGAAATGCTATAGAAAAACTCTTGCGATACCAAAGTAGGAAGACAGGATTTAGATGCTCCAAGCTCAATTAA